A section of the Macadamia integrifolia cultivar HAES 741 chromosome 9, SCU_Mint_v3, whole genome shotgun sequence genome encodes:
- the LOC122089301 gene encoding E3 ubiquitin-protein ligase DIS1-like — MASATTYTDDMRSKPDVVDLPKIKDMMEICENANDPSQQATKPNVTVASSVRELLECPVCLNAMYPPIHQCSNGHTLCSGCKPRVHNRCPTCRHELGNIRCLALEKIAASLELPCKYQSFGCTGIYPYYSKLKHELQCALRPYSCPYAGSECTVVGDIPYLVSHLKDDHKVDMHSGSTFNHRYVKSNPHEVENATWMLTVFSCFGQYFCLHFEAFQLGMAPVYIAFLRFMGDDNEAKNYTYSLEVGGNGRKIIWQGVPRSIRDSHRKVRDSFDGLIIQRNMALFFSGGDRKELKLRVTGRIWKEQ; from the exons ATGGCATCTGCAACTACTTATACTGATGATATGAGGTCCAAGCCTGACGTTGTTGATCTTCCTAAAATTAAAGACATGATGGAAATTTGTGAAAATGCAAATGATCCTTCTCAACAAGCTACAAAACCTAACGTGACAGTTGCTAGTAGTGTTCGTGAATTGTTGGAGTGCCCAGTATGCTTAAATGCTATGTATCCTCCCATCCATCAG TGTTCAAATGGCCACACATTATGTTCTGGTTGCAAGCCTAGGGTGCACAACCGGTGCCCCACTTGCCGGCATGAACTTGGCAATATAAGATGTCTTGCGCTAGAGAAGATTGCAGCCTCACTTGAACTTCCTTGCAAGTATCAGAGTTTCGGGTGCACTGGCATATACCCGTACTATAGCAAGCTAAAGCATGAATTGCAGTGTGCATTAAGACCCTACAGCTGTCCATATGCTGGTTCAGAGTGCACTGTCGTTGGTgatattccatatttggtttcGCACCTGAAAGATGACCACAAAGTCGACATGCACAGTGGCAGTACTTTCAACCATCGCTATGTGAAATCTAATCCACATGAAGTAGAAAATGCTACATGGATGTTAACG GTTTTCAGTTGCTTTGGACAGTATTTCTGCCTGCATTTTGAAGCATTCCAACTTGGGATGGCACCAGTGTATATAGCATTCTTGCGGTTTATGGGTGATGACAATGAAGCCAAGAACTACACTTACAGTCTTGAAGTGGGTGGTAACGGAAGGAAGATAATATGGCAAGGGGTTCCTAGAAGCATAAGGGACAGCCACAGGAAGGTGCGTGACAGTTTTGATGGTCTCATTATCCAACGTAACATGGCTCTCTTCTTCTCAGGTGGAGACAGGAAGGAGTTGAAGCTGAGGGTGACTGGGAGGATTTGGAAAGAACAATGA
- the LOC122089665 gene encoding subtilisin-like protease SBT4.13 has translation MGEVSKAKDEFNTESIHFGMLEQVLDTSSARESLVYSYIKSFNGFAAKLTKQEQKKLQGMEGVVSVFPSKTLQLHTTRSWDFLGFPTTVKRLPTVESDVIIEVIDSGIWPESESFSDEGIGPPPKQIEGYLPKHQLQQQDIMTAFDDAIEDGVDIISVSLGFLFVRPLFADGICNWFLSCNEERSCFDDGLEEKVVKGKIVYCDKYVLAFPIVLGPYFANASGMVLRDNSGNDDTPNAFLVAGTALTVAEATRFEKYLNTTRLIE, from the exons ATGGGTGAAGTATCAAAGGCTAAGGATGAGTTCAACACAGAGTCTATACATTTTGGCATGTTAGAACAAGTCCTTGACACAAG CTCAGCAAGAGAATCCTTGGTTTACAGCTACATAAAGAGTTTTAATGGGTTTGCAGCTAAGCTCACAAAGCAAGAGCAAAAGAAGCTCCAAG GCATGGAAGGTGTGGTTTCTGTCTTTCCAAGTAAAACCCTGCAACTTCACACAACAAGATCATGGGATTTCTTGGGTTTCCCAACAACTGTAAAGAGATTGCCTACTGTCGAGAGTGATGTCATTATCGAAGTGATTGATAGTGGAATCTGGCCTGAATCTGAGAGCTTCAGTGATGAAGGGATTGGACCTCCCCCAAAACAAATAGAAGGGTATTTGCCAAAACATCAACTGCAACAA CAAGATATCATGACTGCATTTGATGATGCAATTGAAGATGGTGTTGATATCATATCAGTTTCTCTTGGATTTTTGTTCGTGAGACCATTATTCGCAGATGGGATCTGCAATTGGTTCTTATCATGCAATGAAGAAAG GAGTTGTTTTGATGATGGTTTGGAGGAAAAAGTAGTGAAAGGGAAGATTGTCTACTGCGATAAGTATGTTCTTGCTTTTCCCATTGTTCTAGGACCCTACTTTGCTAATGCTTCAGGAATGGTGCTTCGAGACAATTCTGGAAATGATGATACACCCAATGCTTTTCTTGTAGCTGGAACAGCTCTTACCGTTGCTGAAGCCACAAGATTTGAGAAGTATTTGAATACTACCAGGTTAATTGAATAG